The genomic region GCGCCGCCTATGCCGGCGCGCCGGTGAAGCTGGGCCGCGACCTGGCCGCAGCGGCGAACATGGAGCTCGACGAGGAACACGTCTTCAATTTCTACGGTGGTCTGGGGCAGCTCCTGCTGCCGGCCGACCGTGCGCCGGTCGAGGCTGCCGTGACCGAGAACGTCAACGTGGGCGGGCGCGACATCGCCTGCCGTGTGTTCAGCCTGCCGGCGCTGGCGCCCGATCCGGCGAATCCCGGCGGCACTCCCGGCGCGAGCCGCTGGTGGCTCGATCCCGAGACCGGTATCTGCGTGAAGGTCGTCGCCGCGACCAGCCTGCAGGGTCGCGCCGGCGACATGACCCAGAACGTCACCTTCACGGTGACGAAGCTGGACGTGGACGGCAGCCCGGCCGACGACCGATTCGCATTCATGGCGCCCGAAGGCCTGCGTGTGGCCGCGACCCTGGAGCAGCTGGCCAATCCCGAATCGATGGCGGGCCAGCCCGCTCCCGACGCCGTGCTGACCGGGCTCGACGGCAAAACCTTCAAGCTGTCCGACCTGCGCGGCAAGGTGGTCTTCCTGGACCTCTGGGCCACCTGGTGCGGTCCCTGCCGCATGGAGATGCCGCACCTCGAGAAGCTGCACAAGGAGCTGGGCGAGCAGGTCGCCTTCGTGGCCGCCAGCAGCGAAGAGCAGACGGTGATCGAGGCGTTCCTGACGCGCACGCCCTACACGATGCGGATCGTGCGCATCGGCGAGGACGACGCGCGCCTGAAGTTCAAGGCCGTGAGCATCCCCACGGGCTTCGTGATCGACAAGGAAGGCGTCATCCGTGCGCACCTGGTCGGGGCGCAGAGCGAGGGGCAGCTTCGGAAGGCCCTGGCTCGGGCCGGGGTCGGTAGCTGAGGTAAGAGTGGGGTGGTTGTACAAGAGGGTCGGCGAACGTCCTCGGGCCTTCGGCCCTGCGGAATGATTCGCCGACCCTCTTGTACAACCACCCCACTCTTACCTTGCACCTACAGTTGCCGGCGCGGAGCCACACCTACAGTCGCCGGCGCAGAGCCCACCTACGGTTGCCGGCGAATTTCTACACGGCGGTTCTTTGCCCGACCTTCGGGCGTGGCGTTGTCGGCGATCGGTGAATCCTCGCCGCGCCCGACAGCGGTCAGCCGCGCCGCCGGCAATCCCATCTCGATGAACGCGCGTCGCACGGACTCGGCCCTCCGGAGGGAGAGCGCCCGATTGGCCTCGGCATCGCCGGATGCGTCGGTGTGGCCGCGGATCTCGACGGCGCCGGGCTCGCCGGCCAGCCAGGCAGCCGCTTCCTCGAGCTGGGCCCGCGCCGACGCCGTCAGGTCGGCGCTGCCGCTGGCGAAGGCGACGCCTTCCAGGGTGAAGTCGGCGGCCGGTTCGGCCACGTGCACGGCGCGATCGGGACTCACCGGAACCGCCTTGAGGCAACCGTCGGCATCGACCAGCGAATCGGGCTCGGTGCCGGGGCAGCGGTCGCGGTCGTCGGGCACGCCGTCGCCGTCGGTGTCCAGGTCGGGGCAGCCGTCGCTGTCGGTGTCGCCGTCGACATCCTCGGGCTGGTCGGGGCAGCGGTCGCGCCCGTCGGGGATGCCGTCACCGTCGTTGTCGAGGTCGGGGCAGCCGTCATCGTCCTGCCAGCCGTCGTGGTCCTCGGCCAGCTGCGGGCACTGGTCGCGGCCGTCGGGGGCGCCGTCGCCGTCGTTGTCGGGGTCGGGGCAGCCGTCGAGGTCGTTGTAGCCGTCGCGATCCTCCGGTTCGGTGGGGCACTGGTCGCGGTCGTCGGGCACGCCGTCGCCGTCGCCGTCGGAGGAGCCCATCCACCAGGTCAGGCCCGCCCAGGCGCTGGTCAGCGCCGTGTTGGCATCCACGTGTTCGGTGCCCCAGATCTCGCTCAGGCCGACGTTGTCGCGGTCGTTGCCCTGCAGCAGCTGGTAGCGGCCGCCGAAGCCCAGGTGCAGCGAGCGGCCCAGGGTAACGTCGAAGCCGAGCCCGAAGCCGAGGGTCGGCGTCGTGGCCGACAACTCGACCTCGTTGCCGTCGGTGTCGTAGCCGCTGATGGTCTCGCCCTCGGGGAACCAGCCGACATCGTCGGGTCCGGTGCGGATCACGCGCCACGATGTCACACCCAGCCCGACCGTCAGCATCGGGCTGATGAATGCGCCCGGCGACAGCCGGTGCTCGAGCTCCAGCATCGGCTGGCTGAGCAGCGTGCGGTACGGCGGTTGCGAGTCGAACGACCAGCCCGCCGATTCGCCGCGCGTGTCGACGCCGTTGCGCACATGGCCCTGCGTCCAGGCGAAGTGCAGGCTCCAGTGTCGGCTCAGCCCGCGACCCAGGCGCAGGCGGCCGAACTGGTCGGCGGCGCTGTAGTCCCAGGCGCCGTCCTGGAGCTTCAGGACGCCGCTCTCGAGGCCCAGGCCCCAGCGGTGGACCGGAACTTCGGCGCCGACCGACG from bacterium harbors:
- a CDS encoding TlpA family protein disulfide reductase codes for the protein MTQNVTFTVTKLDVDGSPADDRFAFMAPEGLRVAATLEQLANPESMAGQPAPDAVLTGLDGKTFKLSDLRGKVVFLDLWATWCGPCRMEMPHLEKLHKELGEQVAFVAASSEEQTVIEAFLTRTPYTMRIVRIGEDDARLKFKAVSIPTGFVIDKEGVIRAHLVGAQSEGQLRKALARAGVGS
- a CDS encoding OmpA family protein, with amino-acid sequence MQEVTGRNQRRSHAVLTRALSWLVAGIGVLVPLASVGAEVPVHRWGLGLESGVLKLQDGAWDYSAADQFGRLRLGRGLSRHWSLHFAWTQGHVRNGVDTRGESAGWSFDSQPPYRTLLSQPMLELEHRLSPGAFISPMLTVGLGVTSWRVIRTGPDDVGWFPEGETISGYDTDGNEVELSATTPTLGFGLGFDVTLGRSLHLGFGGRYQLLQGNDRDNVGLSEIWGTEHVDANTALTSAWAGLTWWMGSSDGDGDGVPDDRDQCPTEPEDRDGYNDLDGCPDPDNDGDGAPDGRDQCPQLAEDHDGWQDDDGCPDLDNDGDGIPDGRDRCPDQPEDVDGDTDSDGCPDLDTDGDGVPDDRDRCPGTEPDSLVDADGCLKAVPVSPDRAVHVAEPAADFTLEGVAFASGSADLTASARAQLEEAAAWLAGEPGAVEIRGHTDASGDAEANRALSLRRAESVRRAFIEMGLPAARLTAVGRGEDSPIADNATPEGRAKNRRVEIRRQP